The proteins below are encoded in one region of Alistipes indistinctus YIT 12060:
- the gnd gene encoding decarboxylating NADP(+)-dependent phosphogluconate dehydrogenase: MEKSDIGIIGLAVMGENLARNMERHGFRVSVYNRTAPGEEHVVERFIEHYGTWRRFTPTRSIAELAESVARPRKIMMMVKAGSAVDELIGQLLPHLNRGDVIIDGGNSSFIDTDRRVKELADKGIYFVGTGISGGEEGALNGPSIMPGGAPQAWPLVKDILQSIAAKLPDGTPCCAWIGPGGAGHFVKTVHNGIEYGDMQLISEAYSLLKRQERLSSEAIHRTFNDWNRGELNSFLIEITARIVNFKEKDGGYLLDRILDVAGQKGTGKWSAIAAMDENDPLTLITEAVYARMLSALKSQREQASSLFPPSPVGIHKTGNEAIRDALYAAKLVSYAQGFSLLRQASLRYGWQLDYGTIAQIWREGCIIRSAFLSKITEAYRQNPELENLLFDDFFRNKITESATAWRSVVANGMLSGIPLPCMSAALSYFDGLRTGDSAANLIQAQRDYFGAHTFERTDAPRGQFFHNDWTGKGGDTTSGSYNV; the protein is encoded by the coding sequence ATGGAAAAATCAGACATCGGAATCATCGGACTGGCAGTCATGGGCGAAAACCTGGCCCGCAACATGGAACGCCACGGCTTCAGGGTCTCGGTATACAACCGCACGGCACCCGGCGAAGAGCATGTGGTAGAGCGGTTCATCGAACATTACGGCACCTGGCGCCGCTTTACTCCTACCCGCTCGATCGCCGAACTGGCCGAATCGGTCGCACGGCCGCGTAAAATCATGATGATGGTCAAAGCCGGATCGGCCGTCGACGAACTGATCGGACAACTGCTCCCCCACCTCAACCGGGGCGATGTCATCATCGACGGAGGAAATTCATCGTTCATCGACACGGACCGTCGCGTAAAAGAGCTGGCTGATAAAGGGATATATTTTGTCGGCACCGGCATTTCCGGCGGCGAAGAGGGAGCACTCAACGGCCCGTCGATCATGCCCGGCGGTGCACCGCAAGCATGGCCGCTGGTCAAAGATATCCTACAATCCATTGCGGCCAAACTGCCCGACGGCACACCGTGCTGCGCATGGATCGGACCGGGCGGAGCGGGACATTTCGTCAAAACCGTACACAACGGCATCGAGTATGGCGACATGCAGCTTATCTCGGAAGCCTATTCATTGCTCAAACGGCAGGAAAGGCTCAGCAGCGAGGCCATACACCGGACGTTCAACGACTGGAACCGTGGCGAACTGAACAGTTTCCTGATCGAAATTACGGCCCGGATCGTCAATTTCAAGGAGAAAGACGGCGGCTACCTGCTCGACCGCATCCTCGACGTAGCCGGGCAGAAAGGAACCGGAAAATGGAGCGCCATCGCCGCAATGGACGAAAACGACCCGCTGACGCTGATTACCGAAGCCGTTTACGCCCGAATGCTCTCGGCGCTCAAATCACAGCGCGAACAGGCTTCATCCCTGTTTCCGCCGTCTCCCGTAGGTATCCACAAAACGGGCAACGAAGCGATTCGCGACGCACTTTATGCAGCCAAGCTGGTCTCGTACGCACAGGGGTTTTCGCTGCTGCGCCAAGCATCGCTGCGATACGGCTGGCAACTCGATTACGGCACTATCGCCCAAATCTGGCGGGAAGGATGCATCATCCGCTCGGCATTCCTCAGTAAAATCACCGAAGCTTACCGACAGAATCCCGAATTGGAAAATTTGTTGTTCGATGATTTTTTCAGGAATAAGATCACAGAATCGGCAACCGCATGGCGCAGCGTAGTGGCAAACGGCATGCTCAGCGGCATCCCGCTGCCCTGCATGAGCGCTGCACTGAGCTATTTCGACGGACTACGGACCGGCGATTCGGCAGCAAACCTGATCCAGGCGCAACGCGACTATTTCGGGGCGCACACGTTCGAACGTACGGACGCCCCCCGGGGACAGTTCTTCCACAACGATTGGACAGGCAAAGGCGGCGACACCACCTCGGGCAGCTATAACGTTTAA
- the pgl gene encoding 6-phosphogluconolactonase: protein MTNIFSSRDSREALELLSEQFAMQVRRKKEEPFFLALSGGETAQQMFRLWTERFSGRIDWDTIRFYWVDERCVPPQDSESNYGHAHELLFGPLNILPAHIHRIQGEEEPAAEAVRYAQEVREELPHRHGIPRFDAIILGAGSDGHTASIFPDSISLMADQNLFAVSAHPGSGQKRITMTGPLILNAAMLLLPILGKSKAHITPLLLGNAPERELLPAGYVISHARHISIYTDPGSHPLQPPLPDK from the coding sequence ATGACCAATATCTTTTCATCTCGCGACTCCCGCGAAGCGCTGGAATTGCTCTCCGAGCAATTCGCCATGCAAGTTCGCCGCAAAAAAGAAGAACCATTCTTCCTGGCCCTCTCCGGCGGAGAGACCGCCCAGCAGATGTTCCGGTTGTGGACGGAGCGATTTTCCGGACGGATCGACTGGGACACCATCCGGTTTTACTGGGTGGACGAACGATGCGTACCGCCCCAGGACTCCGAAAGCAATTACGGGCACGCCCACGAACTGTTGTTCGGGCCGCTGAATATCCTGCCTGCGCACATTCACCGCATCCAGGGCGAAGAGGAGCCGGCTGCCGAAGCCGTTCGTTATGCGCAAGAGGTGCGGGAAGAGCTGCCTCACCGGCATGGAATTCCCCGTTTCGATGCCATTATCCTCGGAGCGGGGAGCGACGGACATACGGCATCGATCTTCCCGGATTCCATATCTCTGATGGCGGATCAGAATCTCTTCGCCGTTTCGGCGCATCCCGGCAGCGGACAAAAACGGATCACGATGACCGGTCCGCTGATTTTAAACGCCGCCATGCTGCTGCTGCCGATTCTCGGTAAAAGCAAAGCGCACATCACCCCGTTGCTGCTGGGAAACGCTCCCGAACGCGAGCTACTGCCCGCCGGCTACGTGATCTCGCATGCACGGCACATTTCGATATATACCGATCCCGGCAGCCATCCCCTCCAGCCGCCTCTGCCGGACAAATAG
- a CDS encoding DUF3795 domain-containing protein, which translates to MPTDFTSLRPDIAACGLYCGACRKFRQGKCPGCRDNAKANWCKIRQCCTAHHYSSCADCTLIPLEACKKFNNPIAKIFALVFRSDRPACIRRIREIGYDRYASEMNLSGRQTIRK; encoded by the coding sequence ATGCCTACCGATTTCACCTCACTCCGGCCCGACATCGCCGCGTGCGGACTATACTGCGGCGCCTGCCGGAAATTCCGTCAGGGGAAGTGCCCCGGTTGCCGGGACAATGCCAAAGCGAACTGGTGCAAAATCCGGCAATGCTGTACGGCCCACCATTATAGCAGTTGTGCGGATTGCACGCTGATTCCGCTGGAAGCCTGTAAAAAATTCAACAATCCGATCGCCAAAATATTCGCTCTGGTCTTCCGTTCCGATCGCCCGGCCTGTATCCGGCGTATCCGTGAAATCGGATACGATCGCTATGCCTCTGAAATGAATCTGTCCGGGCGCCAAACCATCCGTAAATAG
- a CDS encoding NADH peroxidase, which yields MKKKFICTVCGYVHEGDAAPEFCPQCKVPGSKFKEVVEGEGLTWADEHVIGVAKGVDAEVLQGLKDHFMGECTEVGMYLAMSRQADREGYPEIAEAFKRYAWEEAEHASKFAELLGEVVWDTKTNVKARMEAECGACEDKKRIATLAKKLNLDAIHDTVHEMCKDEARHGKGFEGLYNRYFK from the coding sequence ATGAAAAAGAAATTCATTTGTACCGTTTGCGGTTACGTTCACGAAGGAGATGCAGCACCCGAATTTTGCCCGCAGTGCAAAGTCCCGGGTTCGAAATTCAAAGAGGTGGTCGAAGGCGAGGGGCTGACCTGGGCCGACGAACATGTGATCGGAGTGGCAAAAGGTGTGGATGCAGAGGTGCTTCAGGGCCTGAAGGATCATTTTATGGGCGAATGCACCGAGGTGGGCATGTATCTGGCGATGAGCCGCCAGGCTGACCGCGAAGGTTATCCCGAGATCGCAGAGGCGTTCAAGCGCTATGCCTGGGAAGAGGCCGAGCATGCCTCTAAGTTCGCAGAACTGCTGGGCGAAGTGGTTTGGGATACCAAAACCAATGTGAAAGCGCGTATGGAGGCGGAATGCGGCGCCTGCGAGGATAAGAAGCGTATCGCTACGCTGGCCAAGAAACTGAACCTCGATGCTATCCACGATACGGTACACGAGATGTGCAAGGACGAGGCTCGCCACGGCAAAGGTTTCGAAGGCCTGTACAACCGTTATTTTAAATAA
- a CDS encoding MutS-related protein: MSPQEFYQTFREQQQALLRVTSRTRNWITVLKLLCFAALVFCLYRLVATYGATAWIWCGAGTVAAFILLTVWDNRVAARIIELKTLIRCCDTESDYLNGKTAELDTGVKFLDPGHPYSLDLDLFGEESLFQALNRTVTPQGTQRLVRWLLAPCQDPQRITHRQQAGAELASQAEWMLRFRTTGMVHEITGNDDTAVRRWLDEPRFFKYRHARKTLYLANAVSISLWIAAFFSLIPYGIPGIALFIQLGVLGLFLKRINRLSRQTDRFLHAVGTYNHLVARITATSFSCQELQVLQHTLTEGRPAEKALRTLNRILSSFDQRNNVLVAVILNGIYLKDLHHILQLDRWRENYRENVSTWLDTIQRFDALVSMGTYRFNHPDYCTPVLSDDILLQAEEMGHPLLNTKGKVSNDFEVRKLHDLYIVTGANMAGKSTFLRTVGVNLVLALSGNVVCSRTFACRTMSLFTSMRTTDNLAKGTSYFHAELLRLQQLVATAEHADRLFIILDEMLKGTNSQDKLNGSLKFLTRLRSLPVAGLIATHDLALGELAKQDPQHFHNVCFEIEHAGEKIIYDYKLRPGVSRNMNASILLQQMGLI, from the coding sequence ATGAGCCCACAGGAATTTTACCAAACCTTCCGGGAGCAGCAACAAGCCTTGCTCCGGGTAACGAGCCGGACCCGCAACTGGATTACCGTCCTTAAACTACTCTGTTTCGCAGCTCTCGTATTCTGCCTTTACCGGCTTGTCGCCACTTACGGTGCAACTGCGTGGATCTGGTGCGGCGCCGGCACGGTGGCAGCCTTTATCCTGCTAACGGTATGGGATAACCGGGTAGCGGCGCGGATCATCGAACTCAAAACGTTAATCCGCTGCTGCGACACCGAATCCGATTACCTGAACGGGAAAACAGCCGAACTCGATACCGGCGTGAAATTCCTCGATCCGGGACACCCTTACTCTCTCGACCTGGACTTGTTCGGTGAAGAGTCGCTGTTTCAGGCGCTCAACCGCACCGTTACCCCGCAAGGAACCCAACGCTTAGTCCGTTGGCTGCTCGCCCCTTGCCAGGACCCGCAGCGAATCACACACCGGCAGCAGGCCGGAGCCGAACTGGCCTCGCAGGCGGAGTGGATGCTCCGTTTCCGCACGACAGGAATGGTGCACGAGATTACCGGAAACGACGATACCGCCGTACGCCGCTGGCTCGACGAACCCCGCTTTTTCAAATACCGCCATGCCCGGAAGACCCTCTACCTGGCAAACGCCGTCAGCATATCGCTCTGGATCGCAGCGTTCTTTTCGCTGATCCCATACGGGATTCCGGGAATCGCACTATTCATACAATTGGGCGTACTGGGCTTATTCCTCAAGCGAATCAACCGGCTGAGCAGGCAGACGGACCGGTTCCTGCACGCCGTAGGCACCTACAACCATCTGGTTGCACGCATTACCGCAACTTCTTTCTCCTGTCAAGAGTTGCAGGTCTTGCAGCACACCCTGACCGAAGGACGCCCGGCCGAAAAGGCGCTTCGAACACTGAACCGCATCCTCAGCAGCTTCGATCAACGCAACAACGTGCTGGTCGCCGTTATCCTGAACGGCATCTACCTGAAAGACCTGCACCACATCCTGCAGCTCGACCGCTGGCGGGAAAACTATCGCGAGAACGTGTCCACCTGGCTCGATACGATACAGCGTTTCGACGCACTAGTGAGTATGGGAACCTATCGCTTCAACCATCCGGATTATTGCACCCCGGTTCTTAGCGACGACATATTACTGCAAGCCGAAGAGATGGGCCATCCGCTGCTCAATACCAAAGGCAAAGTCAGCAACGATTTCGAGGTGCGGAAACTGCACGACCTGTATATCGTTACGGGAGCCAACATGGCTGGCAAAAGCACCTTCCTGCGCACCGTCGGGGTCAATCTCGTACTGGCCCTGTCGGGTAACGTCGTATGCAGCCGGACGTTCGCCTGCCGGACGATGTCGCTTTTTACCAGCATGCGCACGACCGACAACCTGGCTAAAGGCACCTCCTATTTCCACGCCGAGCTGCTGCGGTTGCAGCAACTTGTGGCTACGGCCGAACACGCCGACAGGCTCTTCATCATCCTCGACGAAATGCTCAAAGGCACCAATTCACAGGACAAGCTCAACGGATCGCTGAAATTCCTCACCCGTCTCCGGTCGCTGCCGGTAGCCGGACTGATCGCTACGCACGACCTGGCATTGGGTGAACTGGCCAAACAGGACCCGCAGCATTTTCACAACGTTTGCTTCGAAATCGAACATGCCGGTGAAAAGATCATCTACGATTACAAACTCCGCCCCGGGGTCAGCCGCAACATGAATGCATCGATCCTGCTGCAACAGATGGGACTGATTTAA
- a CDS encoding DUF2461 domain-containing protein: MINPSTLEFLSELRENNYREWFHSQKPRYEAAKTNVLDTAGQMLDGIRQFAPSLGFPDLRKCIYRIARDTRFSVNKEPYKTNMGVVFSPSGTTHGDLSCYYMHVEPGGSFISCGVYMPSADVLKVVRKAIDDDWEEFEAILNDKSFKKAFGDLSREEKVLKRVPAGFAKDSPSADYLKLYHFYVQQPVSDAQLCSERYVAEAVQAFKTTKPLNDFLNRAIRNR; encoded by the coding sequence ATGATAAACCCATCCACGCTCGAATTCCTTTCCGAATTGCGGGAGAACAACTACCGCGAATGGTTTCACAGTCAAAAACCGCGTTACGAAGCGGCCAAAACCAATGTACTGGATACGGCCGGACAAATGCTCGACGGTATCCGTCAGTTCGCCCCTTCGCTGGGTTTCCCCGACCTGCGCAAATGCATCTACCGCATTGCACGGGACACGCGTTTTTCAGTGAACAAAGAGCCTTATAAAACCAATATGGGGGTTGTCTTCAGCCCCAGCGGCACCACGCACGGCGACCTGTCATGCTATTACATGCACGTAGAACCGGGCGGGTCGTTCATTTCGTGCGGGGTATACATGCCGTCTGCCGACGTACTCAAAGTGGTCCGCAAGGCGATCGACGACGATTGGGAAGAATTCGAAGCGATCCTGAACGACAAATCATTCAAAAAGGCTTTCGGCGATCTGTCACGTGAAGAAAAGGTGCTAAAACGGGTGCCGGCCGGTTTTGCCAAAGACTCCCCATCCGCCGACTATCTGAAACTCTACCACTTTTACGTACAACAGCCGGTCAGCGACGCACAATTGTGCAGCGAACGGTACGTGGCCGAGGCCGTACAGGCATTCAAAACCACCAAACCGTTGAACGATTTCCTAAACCGGGCCATCCGTAACCGTTAA
- a CDS encoding GNAT family N-acetyltransferase: MEIQRPGYLLREWRATDCTSLARYANNINIWRNVRDRFPHPYTEEDGRFFIGNIVPQSPGYEFAIVIDGEAAGGIGLVRQSDVERLSAEIGYWIGEPHWNRGIAGDAVGSICEYAFRETELIRLFASVFEYNAPSMRVLEKNGFRKVGVQRRAAIKEGRIIDLHLYERVK, from the coding sequence ATGGAAATCCAACGACCCGGCTACCTGCTGCGGGAATGGCGTGCAACGGACTGCACCTCGTTAGCCCGCTACGCGAACAACATAAACATCTGGCGCAACGTCCGCGACCGTTTCCCCCATCCCTATACCGAAGAGGACGGACGTTTCTTTATCGGCAATATCGTTCCGCAGTCGCCCGGCTATGAATTTGCCATCGTCATCGACGGCGAAGCGGCCGGCGGGATCGGACTGGTGCGCCAAAGCGACGTGGAACGGCTCAGCGCTGAAATCGGCTACTGGATCGGCGAACCTCACTGGAACCGGGGTATAGCCGGGGATGCCGTGGGCTCGATCTGCGAGTATGCGTTCCGTGAAACCGAACTGATCCGCCTGTTCGCATCGGTCTTCGAATACAACGCACCGTCGATGCGGGTGCTCGAAAAAAACGGCTTTCGCAAAGTAGGCGTCCAGCGCCGCGCAGCGATCAAAGAAGGACGGATTATTGACCTGCACCTGTACGAACGGGTGAAATAA
- the zwf gene encoding glucose-6-phosphate dehydrogenase, whose product MKKADNQLLVIFGASGDLTKRKLLPSLFELYVRNLLPEKFRVLGASRTAFTDEEFREEQRKAILDSPEAKPYDPEQVGRFLQLVHYLSFDSTNEAEYGKLKERIEQLQQQNGLDDRIIYYLATPPVMYESVPVSLQKQGLNKPRTREGWRRIIVEKPFGTNLESAERLGEKLRKIFPEENIYRIDHYLGKETVQNILVLRFANGIFEPLWNRNYIDSVEISATETLGVENRGKYYEGAGALRDMIQNHLMQLMAFVAMENPAVFDPEPIRDEIVKVFRAIHRYSPTEIWNDVIRAQYTGRTVGGTALPGYREEKGVAADSTTETYVAMKLFIDNWRWGGVPFYFYTGKRMAEKKSEIVINFKSTPTQMFAGQCSGSSCNKLTIRIQPDEGITLKFGLKMPGAGFTVRQVGMDFRYSSLSSNYLPDAYERLLMDAMLGDSTLYARQDALEASWGFIDPILQAWAKKPDKNLYTYPVLTEGPEERYDLLYHGAGAPGPEIPTGPCKCGK is encoded by the coding sequence ATGAAAAAAGCAGATAATCAACTACTGGTCATATTCGGGGCTTCGGGGGACCTGACCAAACGCAAGTTGCTCCCCTCGCTTTTCGAACTCTATGTCCGCAACCTGCTCCCGGAGAAGTTCCGGGTATTGGGAGCCTCGCGGACGGCTTTCACGGACGAAGAGTTCCGCGAAGAACAGCGCAAAGCGATCCTCGACAGCCCGGAAGCAAAGCCTTACGATCCGGAACAGGTCGGACGCTTCCTGCAGCTGGTCCATTACCTGAGTTTCGACTCCACGAACGAAGCGGAGTACGGCAAGCTCAAGGAGCGGATCGAACAACTACAACAGCAAAACGGGCTCGACGACCGGATCATCTACTACCTGGCCACTCCGCCGGTGATGTATGAGAGCGTTCCCGTCAGCTTGCAAAAACAGGGCTTGAACAAACCCCGTACCCGCGAGGGATGGCGCAGGATCATCGTCGAAAAACCGTTCGGGACCAATCTCGAATCGGCCGAACGGCTCGGCGAGAAACTGCGCAAAATATTCCCGGAAGAGAACATCTACCGGATCGACCATTATTTGGGCAAGGAGACTGTACAGAATATCCTGGTTCTGCGTTTCGCCAACGGCATCTTCGAGCCGCTCTGGAACCGCAATTACATCGATTCGGTAGAGATTAGCGCGACCGAAACGCTCGGGGTGGAAAACCGGGGCAAATACTACGAGGGCGCCGGAGCGCTACGCGATATGATCCAAAACCACCTGATGCAACTGATGGCCTTCGTGGCGATGGAAAATCCCGCAGTGTTCGACCCGGAGCCGATCCGCGACGAAATCGTCAAAGTGTTCCGCGCCATCCACCGTTACTCGCCCACGGAAATCTGGAACGACGTGATCCGGGCGCAATACACTGGCCGCACGGTCGGCGGTACGGCACTACCGGGTTACCGGGAAGAGAAAGGTGTTGCCGCCGACTCGACGACCGAGACCTATGTGGCGATGAAACTCTTTATCGACAATTGGCGTTGGGGCGGCGTACCTTTCTATTTTTACACAGGGAAACGGATGGCCGAAAAGAAGTCGGAGATCGTGATCAACTTCAAATCGACCCCGACGCAAATGTTTGCAGGACAATGCTCCGGCAGTTCCTGCAACAAACTGACGATCCGGATTCAGCCGGACGAAGGCATTACGCTTAAATTCGGGCTGAAGATGCCCGGCGCAGGTTTTACGGTCAGGCAGGTCGGCATGGATTTCCGCTACTCGTCGCTATCGTCGAACTACCTGCCGGACGCCTATGAGCGGCTGCTAATGGATGCGATGCTCGGAGATTCGACGCTCTATGCCCGGCAGGATGCCCTCGAGGCGAGTTGGGGATTTATCGATCCTATCCTGCAGGCCTGGGCGAAAAAACCGGACAAGAATCTTTACACCTACCCGGTACTGACCGAAGGGCCCGAAGAGCGTTACGATTTGCTGTACCACGGAGCCGGAGCCCCCGGGCCGGAAATACCTACGGGCCCTTGCAAGTGCGGGAAATAA